The genomic window GTGCAATCAATATGCAAATTGTAACATAACGGTGAAGTCGGTAATTTTTTTTGTAAAACGGCGTGCTTCGATGTTACCTCATAGCGCAGCGCCTTCAACCTCTAAGTGCTATGATGCCGGTTTGCCGCGTGGCGGTGGGGCGCTGAAATGTGTGTAAGGCAATCCCTGTTTGCGTGGCACAACAGAACATTTTAGGGTGCCACCTTTTATATTCATCAGCTGATGCAACCATTGCTGTTGCACAACCGCTAATTGCGGCTGAATGCCATCACGCCGGCACCTGCGGTTGCTGTCCCACCAACTACAGCGAAGATGACCTATGGAAACTGCAGCCAAACTTGTGGATGTAGAAAAGACGTACGAAGTAGGAGATTTGAAAGTGCGGGCTGTTCGCGGCGTAACCCTTGACATCCACGCAGGCGCTTTTCTCGCGCTGGTTGGCCCATCAGGGTCAGGGAAAACCACGCTGCTCAACTTGATTGGCGCGCTGGATACGCCAACGGCTGGCAATATATGGATTGGCGATGCCGCCACCGCCGGCCGCTCTGCAACTGACCTGGCCGATTTTCGCAACAGCCACCTGGGATTTGTTTTCCAGAGCTTTAATCTGGTCCCGGTGCTCACCGCTGCTGAAAACGTTGCCTTGCCTTTGCAACTCCAGGGTGTAAGCGATAAGGCAACCCGAGACAACCGCATACAAGCCATGCTGGATGACGTCGGGATTGGCGAACTAGGGGACCGGTATCCTTCTGAACTAAGTGGTGGACAACAGCAGCGCGTTGCGATTGCCCGCGCCCTGGTGAAGAATCCGACCCTTGTGCTGGCAGACGAGCCGACAGCCAACCTCGATAGCACCACGGCTGAAGAGATCATCGCCATTATGGAAGTGATGAACCAGCAGCACGGGACTACCTTTGTATTCTCAACGCACGACCCGCTGGTTATGAAACACGCAACGCGCGTAATCCATTTGCGCGATGGTAAAATTGAATCCGAGGAAACGGCTTCGGGAGGTACATATGCCTGAGCAAACAATCCCCGGCGTTTTGAAGTTCACCACGCTGTTCAAGCTTGCCTGGCGGAATTTGGCCAGGAATAAAAAGCGCACCTGGATTTCTGCGATCACCGTTGCGTTTGCAGTCTTCTTGCTCCAGCTCAGCTATGCCATGCTTGTCGGATTGGAAGACCAGTCTTTTGACAACCTGATCAATTACCAGACGGCGCACGCCAAACTCTATGCAGCCGGCTATTTTGAAGAGCGCGAAGACTTTTCGCTAGATTTTCCCCTCAGCAAT from Bacteroidota bacterium includes these protein-coding regions:
- a CDS encoding ABC transporter ATP-binding protein, which translates into the protein METAAKLVDVEKTYEVGDLKVRAVRGVTLDIHAGAFLALVGPSGSGKTTLLNLIGALDTPTAGNIWIGDAATAGRSATDLADFRNSHLGFVFQSFNLVPVLTAAENVALPLQLQGVSDKATRDNRIQAMLDDVGIGELGDRYPSELSGGQQQRVAIARALVKNPTLVLADEPTANLDSTTAEEIIAIMEVMNQQHGTTFVFSTHDPLVMKHATRVIHLRDGKIESEETASGGTYA